One window of the Ammospiza nelsoni isolate bAmmNel1 chromosome 2, bAmmNel1.pri, whole genome shotgun sequence genome contains the following:
- the GJA5 gene encoding gap junction alpha-5 protein produces the protein MGEWSFLGDFLEKVHKHSTVVGKVWLTVLFIFRMLVLGTAAESSWGDEQSDFMCDTQQPGCENVCYDKAFPISHVRFWVLQIIFVSTPSLVYMGHAMHTVRMEEKRKMKEAEIEARENKNGGDTYYQQKCSVAEKETKLSGWDEAGGQIILRGSLLNTYVYSILIRTAMEVAFIVGQYVLYGIFLETLYICQRAPCPHPVNCYVSRPTEKNVFIVFMLAVAVLSLFLSLAELYHLGWKKAKERCSRSYKASPSTAPGRLESAPQADRPQMYTPPPDFNQCLSSPNGKFISPFSNKMASQQNTANFATERVHGQEDAAGEGPFLKSSYVESPEVASECAAPAFPESYFNEKRRLSKASRASSKARSDDLSV, from the coding sequence ATGGGGGAGTGGAGTTTCCTGGGCGACTTCCTCGAGAAGGTGCACAAGCACTCCACGGTGGTGGGGAAGGTCTGGCTGACCGTGCTCTTCATCTTCCGCATGCTGGTGCTGGGGACGGCGGCGGAGTCGTCCTGGGGGGACGAGCAGTCCGACTTCATGTGTGACACGCAGCAGCCCGGCTGCGAGAACGTCTGCTACGACAAGGCCTTCCCCATCTCCCACGTGCGCTTCTGGGTCCTGCAGATCATCTTCGTCTCCACGCCGTCCCTGGTGTACATGGGCCACGCCATGCACACGGTGCGCAtggaggagaagaggaagatgaaggaGGCAGAAATTGAGGCCCGAGAGAATAAAAATGGTGGTGACACCTACTACCAGCAGAAGTGCTCCGTGGCAGAGAAGGAGACTAAGCTGTCTGGCTGGGATGAAGCAGGAGGCCAAATCATACTGAGGGGCAGCCTGCTGAACACCTACGTGTACAGCATTTTGATCCGGACCGCCATGGAGGTGGCCTTCATCGTGGGGCAGTACGTGCTGTACGGGATCTTCCTGGAGACCCTGTACATCTGCCAGCGGGCACCGTGCCCCCACCCTGTCAACTGCTACGTGTCCCGCCCCACCGAGAAGAACGTCTTCATCGTCTTCATGCTGGCCGTGGCAGTGCTCTccctcttcctcagcctggccGAGCTCTACCACCTGGGCTGGAAGAAAGCCAAGGAAAGGTGCTCCAGGTCTTACAaagccagccccagcacggcCCCAGGCAGGCTGGAGTCTGCCCCGCAGGCGGACAGGCCACAGATGTACACCCCGCCCCCGGATTTTAACCAGTGCCTGTCCAGTCCCAACGGCAAGTTCATCAGCCCCTTCAGCAACAAGATGGCCTCCCAGCAGAACACCGCCAACTTCGCCACCGAGAGGGTCCACGGCCAggaggatgctgctggggaagggccCTTCCTCAAGTCCAGCTACGTGGAGAGTCCGGAGGTGGCCAGTGAATGTGCAGCACCCGCCTTCCCCGAGAGCTACTTCAACGAGAAACGCCGGCTCAGCAAGGCCAGccgtgccagcagcaaggcGAGGTCGGATGATTTGTCTGTGTGA